Proteins encoded together in one Triticum dicoccoides isolate Atlit2015 ecotype Zavitan chromosome 7B, WEW_v2.0, whole genome shotgun sequence window:
- the LOC119335279 gene encoding transcription factor GTE9-like, with protein MMGKTQKFSKGHPLGFVPDYRYGVETVGVSKGLGNPARSEAKRKCINLNTDEGADAPGFNVPRVVFELPRMSALDRNELEMRLRDELEQVRALQSRLFSRGATTSMNGGTASAPRGDFNSNKKDGKLRRSNSVQSGRGLPPSIAQPVVSSINYTASFKKCQELLKNLMKHRSASPFVMPVDPVKLCIPDYFDIVKHPMDLGTIQKKLNAGVYPTPWEFAADMRLTFSNAILYNPVGNAVNIMAQTMSSVFEPRWKPIEKKLPRPDEELSAIEPSKNDAVEKNIVDNKEPSDRRPSNKGAYKKNTFQKEEVVAKPVLHPKKRKASPLVQDAPVASVIQMPQAAEEVPVVQTAMGMMTDEQKVALSVRLQSYGGFIPEHVVEFIKRHVNDDNDADEDELTIDMNALSDDTLFELQKLLDDYDRVNQSGNPTKDEPHEVEFQSEYGLANSSMHHEGNELVEEDIDIGGNDLPPLTYPPVVFESETADRSSKLSSSSSSSSESGSSSSGSDSSSSSGSDLGAKVPPANIGAKENVLPVFSLDQENDSQDTLNIQEQCADRVPISADDEEENVSDKKYRAALLKSRFADTILKAREKALDQVKDPEKVRREREELERLQREERARLQAEAKAAEEARKRAEAVAVAEAAAEAKRQREREREAARKALQQMEKTVEINEGNLFLKDFEMLGTVTGEQNLNLVGAMSPSHTPEPLGFQLGGNPLEQLGLYMKNDDEEDEEVESADEPTVDVEEGEID; from the exons ATGATGGGGAAGACGCAGAAGTTCTCCAAGGGGCACCCGCTCGGTTTTGTGCCGGACTACCGATATGGGGTGGAAACTGTGGGGGTGTCAAAGGGCCTTGGGAATCCTGCAAGAagtgaagccaagagaaaatgcatCAACCTGAATACGGACGAGGGGGCTGATGCTCCCGGATTTAATGTGCCGCGGGTGGTCTTTGAGTTGCCGAGGATGTCGGCCTTGGATAGGAATGAGCTGGAGATGAGGCTCCGCGACGAGCTCGAGCAGGTCAGGGCCCTCCAGAGTAGGTTGTTTTCAAGAGGGGCTACGACGAGCATGAATGGTGGGACTGCGTCGGCTCCCAGAGGCGATTTCAACAGCAATAAAAAGGATGGGAAGCTCAGGAGGAGCAATTCAGTGCAGTCTGGCAGAGGATTACCGCCATCAATTGCCCAACCAGTAGTCAGCTCCATTAACTACACAGCATCGTTTAAAAAATGTCAGGAGCTTCTGAAGAACCTTATGAAGCATCGCTCTGCAAGCCCGTTTGTTATGCCAGTTGATCCTGTGAAGTTGTGTATCCCTGATTATTTTGATATAGTCAAACACCCAATGGATTTGGGTACTATACAGAAAAAGCTTAATGCTGGTGTGTACCCTACACCTTGGGAGTTTGCCGCAGACATGAGGCTTACTTTTAGCAACGCTATACTTTATAACCCAGTCGGTAATGCAGTTAACATAATGGCCCAGACTATGAGCAGTGTTTTTGAACCCAGATGGAAGCCTATTGAAAAGAAGCTTCCCCGACCTGATGAGGAACTCTCTGCAATTGAGCCTTCAAAAAATGATGCAGTTGAGAAAAATATCGTTGACAATAAAGAGCCTTCTGATAGAAGGCCTTCAAATAAAGGTGCATAtaagaaaaacacctttcaaaaagAGGAGGTGGTTGCCAAGCCAGTTTTGCACCCAAAGAAGAGGAAAGCCTCTCCTTTGGTTCAGGATGCTCCAGTAGCATCAGTGATACAGATGCCTCAGGCGGCTGAGGAGGTTCCAGTGGTACAAACTGCTATGGGGATGATGACAGATGAACAAAAGGTTGCTCTAAGCGTAAGACTACAATCATATGGtggattcattccagaacatgtagTTGAGTTCATAAAGAGGCATGTTAATGATGATAATGATGCTGATGAAGATGAGTTGACTATTGACATGAATGCTCTCAGCGATGATACCCTGTTTGAATTACAGAAGCTTCTTGATGACTATGATAGAGTAAATCAGTCTGGAAACCCTACAAAAGATGAGCCTCATGAGGTTGAG TTCCAAAGTGAATATGGACTTGCCAACTCATCAATGCATCATGAAG GCAATGAGCTTGTTGAGGAAGACATTGATATTGGTGGGAATGATCTTCCACCTTTAACATACCCCCCTGTGGTATTTGAAAGTGAAACAGCAGACAGAAGCAGCAAGCTTAGTTCTTCTAGCAGTTCTAGTAGTGAGTCGGGATCATCCTCCAGTG GTTCGGATTCGAGTAGCTCTTCTGGAAGTGATTTGGGTGCCAAAGTTCCTCCGGCAAACATTGGAGCTAAG GAGAACGTACTACCTGTGTTTAGCTTGGACCAGGAGAACG ATTCACAGGATACATTGAATATACAAGAACAATGTGCTGACCGTGTACCTATTTCTGCTGATGATGAGG AGGAGAACGTGTCTGATAAAAAATACCGAGCTGCCCTTTTGAAAAGCCGCTTCGCTGATACAATTCTCAAAGCTCGTGAGAAGGCTCTTGATCAG GTGAAGGATCCTGAGAAAGTTCGGCGCGAGAGGGAGGAGCTTGAAAGGTTACAAAGGGAAG AGAGAGCTCGGTTACAAGCTGAGGCTAAAGCTGCCGAGGAAGCTCGCAAGAGGGCTGAAGCAGTAGCTGTTGCTGAGGCTGCCGCAGAAGCTAAACGCCAAAGAGAACGTGAAAGAGAAGCAGCTCGTAAAGCCTTGCAGCAG ATGGAGAAAACTGTAGAAATCAATGAAGGGAACCTCTTCCTGAAAGATTTTGAAATGCTTGGAACAGTCACAGGTGAACAGAATCTCAACTTGGTCGGTGCAAT